One genomic window of Candidatus Nitrospira inopinata includes the following:
- the gcvH gene encoding glycine cleavage system protein GcvH has translation MIPSDLRYHTEHEWVRVDGKQATIGISHFAQDALGDIVFVDLPKVGTAVKSGQQIGEVESTKTTSTIYTPVSGTIVQVNNELKDHPERMNSDPYGKGWITVIELADPGEVERLMTAPQYEAFLASQKTG, from the coding sequence ATGATTCCATCGGATTTGCGATATCACACCGAGCATGAGTGGGTTCGCGTAGACGGCAAGCAGGCGACCATTGGGATCAGCCATTTTGCCCAAGACGCCTTGGGCGACATTGTGTTCGTGGATTTGCCCAAGGTCGGTACCGCCGTCAAAAGCGGCCAACAGATCGGCGAAGTGGAATCAACGAAAACCACCAGCACCATTTACACGCCGGTGAGCGGAACGATCGTGCAAGTCAACAACGAACTCAAGGACCATCCTGAGCGGATGAATTCCGATCCTTACGGCAAGGGGTGGATCACCGTCATTGAGCTGGCCGATCCGGGGGAAGTCGAACGATTGATGACGGCGCCGCAGTACGAAGCGTTTCTTGCCAGTCAAAAGACGGGTTAG
- the lpdA gene encoding dihydrolipoyl dehydrogenase produces MSDRIHIAILGAGPGGYVAAIRAAQLGARVTVIEQQILGGVCLNWGCIPSKTLLSIIDLGDKLKQAGDLGIILNDQPRYDPARMVARKNKVVSGLVKGIATLFKAWNIDVVTGRGELIDNKTIAVIDAAGATTQVRADAVAIATGSSWPQLPQFPIDGKRIITSREALDLETVPKRMVILGAGVEGCECATLFSGLGSAVTLVELQPRALPLEDDDVSLLMERELKKRSVEVKTGTTIQTVEHRPDGLAVTLADGSTVEADTLLVSIGRGFRSKGIGLDRVGVALGPRGEVLVNERMETNVPGVYAIGDVVGKAMLAHVASAQGKVAVENILGRDSTMNYDVIPAGIFTLPEVGRVGLTERQARERAQARGDDPERVVKVGRFRYAALGKAQATGETAGLFKIIADAATGKILGAHLVGSHAADLVHEVALAMEVGATADQVARMIHAHPTLAEGIMEACEDLEALAIHQVRKRSGA; encoded by the coding sequence ATGTCCGATCGCATTCACATTGCCATCCTCGGCGCCGGTCCAGGCGGCTATGTCGCCGCTATCCGCGCGGCTCAGCTTGGAGCCCGTGTGACAGTTATTGAACAACAAATTCTGGGCGGGGTGTGCCTCAATTGGGGCTGCATTCCCAGCAAGACGTTGCTGTCCATTATCGATCTTGGCGACAAGCTGAAACAGGCGGGGGACCTCGGGATCATCCTGAACGACCAGCCGCGCTACGATCCAGCCAGGATGGTGGCCAGGAAAAACAAGGTCGTCTCAGGGTTGGTCAAGGGAATCGCGACGCTCTTCAAGGCATGGAACATCGACGTCGTTACGGGACGGGGGGAGTTGATCGACAATAAGACGATCGCCGTCATTGATGCCGCCGGCGCCACGACGCAGGTCCGGGCGGATGCGGTGGCGATCGCAACCGGTTCGTCCTGGCCGCAACTCCCACAGTTTCCCATCGACGGCAAGCGGATCATCACCAGCAGGGAGGCGCTGGACCTGGAAACGGTTCCCAAACGGATGGTCATTCTCGGCGCCGGTGTTGAAGGATGTGAATGTGCGACATTGTTTAGCGGGCTCGGCTCGGCGGTGACGTTGGTGGAGTTGCAGCCTCGCGCGCTTCCATTGGAGGATGACGACGTCTCGCTATTGATGGAGCGGGAGTTGAAAAAACGGTCGGTCGAAGTGAAGACCGGCACCACGATTCAAACAGTCGAACATCGGCCGGATGGATTGGCTGTGACGTTGGCCGATGGATCGACGGTCGAAGCCGACACGTTGTTGGTGTCCATTGGGCGGGGCTTTCGGTCGAAAGGAATCGGGCTGGACCGTGTCGGTGTGGCGCTGGGGCCACGGGGGGAAGTGCTGGTCAACGAGCGGATGGAGACCAACGTGCCTGGCGTCTATGCGATCGGCGACGTGGTCGGCAAGGCCATGTTGGCCCACGTGGCCTCGGCCCAAGGCAAGGTCGCGGTCGAAAATATTCTTGGCCGTGATTCCACCATGAATTACGATGTGATTCCAGCCGGCATCTTCACCTTGCCGGAGGTGGGCCGTGTCGGGTTGACGGAACGGCAGGCGCGAGAACGGGCTCAAGCGAGGGGGGACGATCCTGAGCGGGTCGTCAAGGTCGGGCGGTTTCGGTATGCCGCCTTGGGAAAAGCACAGGCGACCGGAGAAACTGCCGGGCTGTTCAAGATCATCGCCGATGCCGCAACCGGCAAGATCCTAGGCGCGCATCTTGTCGGGAGCCACGCGGCGGATTTGGTGCACGAAGTGGCGTTGGCCATGGAGGTCGGCGCGACCGCCGACCAGGTGGCTCGAATGATCCATGCCCATCCGACGTTGGCCGAAGGCATCATGGAGGCCTGCGAAGACCTCGAGGCCCTGGCCATTCACCAGGTGAGAAAAAGGAGCGGCGCATGA
- a CDS encoding ComEA family DNA-binding protein, giving the protein MIRSLAIKLGLLAVTMGLVWWMAWQAPDGLGPEALSPDEPASVAVEASVTEPLPPKELKAQAGAAGAPAENNVRIEPRTSNRAASLVRSGSLGPVDLNRADVNELESLPGIGAVLARRVMEYRESIGRFQTIEDLLAVKGIGRKTLERIRPFVMVLEQEQAGGEGNRPS; this is encoded by the coding sequence ATGATTCGCTCATTGGCCATCAAGCTCGGCCTGCTGGCGGTCACGATGGGTCTTGTCTGGTGGATGGCGTGGCAGGCTCCTGACGGCTTGGGTCCTGAGGCGCTCTCGCCGGACGAACCAGCGTCTGTCGCGGTTGAGGCTTCCGTCACAGAGCCACTACCCCCCAAGGAGCTTAAGGCGCAGGCTGGGGCGGCAGGTGCGCCAGCCGAGAACAACGTTCGAATCGAGCCGCGAACCAGCAATCGCGCGGCTTCCCTTGTCCGATCCGGTTCGCTTGGACCTGTGGATCTCAATCGCGCCGACGTCAACGAGCTGGAATCGCTGCCCGGCATCGGAGCCGTGCTGGCGCGGCGTGTCATGGAGTATCGAGAATCGATCGGACGGTTTCAGACGATCGAGGATCTGCTAGCCGTCAAGGGGATCGGCCGTAAAACGCTTGAACGGATCAGGCCGTTCGTGATGGTCTTGGAGCAGGAGCAAGCCGGCGGGGAGGGGAACAGACCCTCATGA
- the tyrS gene encoding tyrosine--tRNA ligase, whose product MDVKEQLELIGRGAVEIIQPAELEAKLTRSIKEGRPLRVKAGFDPTAPDLHLGHTVLIHKLKHFQDLGHQVIFLIGDFTGMIGDPTGVSETRKALTKEQVQENAKTYQRQIFKILDPAKTLIEFNSRWMGTMSAEGLIQLAAHYRVARMMERDDFRKRFEEQKPISVHEFLYPLVQGYDSVALRADVELGGTDQKFNLLVGRELQRDYGQESQVVITMPLLEGTDGVKKMSKSVGNYIALEDQPGEMFGKLMSISDGLMLRYYELLTTEDLDRVKSLHPMEAKQSLAELIVARYHGLDAGRGARAEFQQKFQAQEFPDQPDKHLILTPADLPERDAAGTSGIKLVKLIAATGLVASGSEARRLIVQGGVEVDGMKESNPETVIAFREGQQRRLKIGKRKFALAECKMN is encoded by the coding sequence ATCGACGTCAAAGAACAGTTGGAACTGATCGGGCGCGGCGCGGTGGAAATCATCCAGCCGGCGGAGTTGGAGGCCAAGCTGACCCGTTCGATTAAGGAAGGACGGCCTCTCCGGGTCAAGGCAGGCTTTGACCCCACCGCGCCGGATCTGCACCTGGGCCACACGGTGTTGATTCACAAACTCAAACACTTTCAAGACTTGGGCCATCAGGTCATCTTCTTAATCGGCGATTTCACCGGCATGATCGGCGATCCAACCGGCGTGTCGGAAACGCGAAAGGCGCTCACCAAGGAGCAGGTTCAGGAAAACGCCAAGACTTATCAACGGCAGATTTTCAAAATTCTCGATCCGGCAAAGACCCTGATCGAGTTCAACAGCCGCTGGATGGGGACGATGTCGGCCGAAGGGCTCATTCAACTGGCGGCCCACTATCGAGTGGCGCGCATGATGGAGCGGGATGATTTCCGCAAACGGTTCGAGGAGCAAAAGCCGATCAGCGTCCATGAGTTTCTCTATCCGCTCGTGCAGGGATACGACTCCGTCGCCTTGAGAGCGGATGTGGAGTTGGGCGGGACCGACCAAAAGTTCAATCTTCTCGTGGGACGAGAACTCCAGCGGGACTATGGGCAGGAATCGCAGGTGGTCATCACGATGCCGCTGCTTGAGGGAACCGACGGTGTCAAAAAAATGAGCAAGAGCGTCGGCAACTATATCGCGCTCGAAGACCAGCCGGGCGAGATGTTCGGCAAACTCATGTCGATCAGTGACGGACTGATGCTCCGCTACTACGAATTGCTCACCACCGAGGATCTCGATCGTGTGAAGTCCCTTCATCCGATGGAGGCCAAGCAGTCATTGGCCGAATTGATCGTCGCTCGCTACCACGGCTTGGACGCAGGACGGGGGGCGAGGGCGGAGTTCCAGCAAAAGTTCCAAGCCCAAGAGTTCCCCGATCAGCCGGACAAGCATCTCATCCTGACGCCGGCCGACCTGCCGGAGCGGGATGCCGCCGGGACAAGCGGCATCAAGTTGGTGAAACTCATCGCTGCGACAGGATTGGTGGCCAGCGGCAGCGAGGCCAGGCGGTTGATCGTCCAGGGGGGGGTGGAAGTCGATGGTATGAAAGAGTCCAATCCCGAGACGGTGATCGCGTTTCGCGAGGGACAGCAACGTCGCCTCAAGATCGGCAAGCGAAAGTTCGCGCTCGCCGAATGCAAAATGAACTAG
- the ndk gene encoding nucleoside-diphosphate kinase, translating to MMPERTLAIIKPDAVRKNVIGDIINRYEKAGLTPVAMKMIHMSKPAAEGFYAVHKARPFFDSLCTFMSSGPAVVLVLQGDNAIKKNRELMGATDPAKAEPGTIRHIHGTNIEFNAVHGSDSHETANFEIGYFFPGMEIFG from the coding sequence ATAATGCCAGAAAGAACGTTAGCGATCATCAAGCCGGATGCCGTGAGAAAAAACGTGATCGGGGACATTATCAACCGTTATGAAAAAGCCGGCTTAACGCCGGTCGCGATGAAGATGATCCACATGTCGAAGCCGGCCGCGGAAGGATTTTACGCCGTGCATAAGGCGAGGCCGTTCTTTGACAGTCTCTGCACGTTCATGTCATCGGGGCCGGCGGTCGTGCTGGTGCTGCAAGGCGACAACGCAATCAAAAAAAATCGGGAGCTGATGGGCGCAACGGACCCCGCCAAGGCCGAGCCCGGAACCATTCGGCATATCCACGGCACGAACATTGAGTTCAACGCCGTCCATGGATCGGATTCTCATGAAACGGCGAACTTCGAGATCGGGTATTTTTTCCCCGGCATGGAAATTTTTGGATAA